In the Alligator mississippiensis isolate rAllMis1 chromosome 7, rAllMis1, whole genome shotgun sequence genome, one interval contains:
- the AADAC gene encoding arylacetamide deacetylase isoform X3, with translation MVDIKSSAKRQAGLAERLGLMHYMEVLMMITSYEYVPATSDENVTVTDTEFENVPVRLYVPRKQSSELKRAVIYIHGGGWCVGGSAMEPYDLLSRWTSNKLNAVVISVEYRLAPKYHFPAQFEDVYKVLKFVLQNNILAQYGVDPSRISVAGDSSGGNLAAAVAQELLDDPEVKIKLKTQALLYPALQTLDLNLPSYQDNEDKPILPKSLMVRFWSEYFTNDTSLNEAMASNRHVPEESSHLFAFVNWSNWLPEKFKKDHTYKGPIYGSSKFGEKYPGFLDPRAAPLLADNVKLHGLPLTYVLTCQHDVLRDDGIMYVSRLREAGIQVTHDHIEDAFHGALMFITSPTDLAVGHRLANKYIAWLDENL, from the exons GCTGGTTTAGCTGAGCGGCTGGGTCTGATGCACTACATGGAAGTTCTGATGATGATCACAAGTTATGAATATGTTCCAGCAACAtctgatgaaaatgtcactgtgACAGATACAGAATTTGAGAATGTTCCAGTTCGGTTATATGTACCCAGGAAGCAGTCCAGTGAATTGAAAAGGGCAGTAATTTACATTCATGGAGGAGGGTGGTGCGTTGGAGGCTCAG CCATGGAGCCCTATGACCTCCTGTCGAGATGGACTTCAAACAAGCTGAATGCGGTTGTCATATCAGTCGA ATACAGACTAGCACCTAAATATCATTTCCCAGCTCAGTTTGAAGATGTGTACAAGGTACTGAAGTTCGTCCTACAAAATAATATACTTGCACAATATGGAGTAGACCCATCTCGGATCAGTGTTGCAGGAGATAGTTCAGGAGGTAActtagctgctgcagtggcacaggAG CTGCTGGATGACCCTGAAGTCAAAATTAAACTTAAGACACAAGCTTTACTTTATCCAGCTCTTCAGACCCTTGATCTGAATTTACCATCCTATCAAGATAATGAAGACAAGCCGATTCTACCCAAGTCATTAATGGTCAGGTTCTGGAGTGAATATTTTACTAATGACACCTCTCTTAATGAAGCAATGGCTTCCAACAGACATGTCCCGGAAGAATCAAGccatttatttgcatttgtaaaCTGGAGCAACTGGCTGCCTGAAAAGTTTAAAAAGGACCACACTTATAAGGGCCCAATTTATGGAAGTTCCAAGTTTGGAGAAAAATATCCAGGGTTTCTGGATCCAAGAGCAGCACCACTGCTAGCTGATAATGTTAAATTACATGGCTTACCTCTGACATATGTCCTTACGTGTCAACATGATGTCTTAAGGGACGATGGAATCATGTATGTCTCACGACTTAGGGAAGCAGGAATTCAAGTAACACATGACCACATTGAGGATGCATTTCATGGGGCTTTAATGTTTATTACAAGTCCAACTGATCTCGCTGTAGGGCACAGACTAGCAAATAAATATATTGCATGGTTAGATGAGAATTTATAA
- the AADAC gene encoding arylacetamide deacetylase isoform X2, which yields MLISAGFRSVGHMAGLAERLGLMHYMEVLMMITSYEYVPATSDENVTVTDTEFENVPVRLYVPRKQSSELKRAVIYIHGGGWCVGGSAMEPYDLLSRWTSNKLNAVVISVEYRLAPKYHFPAQFEDVYKVLKFVLQNNILAQYGVDPSRISVAGDSSGGNLAAAVAQELLDDPEVKIKLKTQALLYPALQTLDLNLPSYQDNEDKPILPKSLMVRFWSEYFTNDTSLNEAMASNRHVPEESSHLFAFVNWSNWLPEKFKKDHTYKGPIYGSSKFGEKYPGFLDPRAAPLLADNVKLHGLPLTYVLTCQHDVLRDDGIMYVSRLREAGIQVTHDHIEDAFHGALMFITSPTDLAVGHRLANKYIAWLDENL from the exons GCTGGTTTAGCTGAGCGGCTGGGTCTGATGCACTACATGGAAGTTCTGATGATGATCACAAGTTATGAATATGTTCCAGCAACAtctgatgaaaatgtcactgtgACAGATACAGAATTTGAGAATGTTCCAGTTCGGTTATATGTACCCAGGAAGCAGTCCAGTGAATTGAAAAGGGCAGTAATTTACATTCATGGAGGAGGGTGGTGCGTTGGAGGCTCAG CCATGGAGCCCTATGACCTCCTGTCGAGATGGACTTCAAACAAGCTGAATGCGGTTGTCATATCAGTCGA ATACAGACTAGCACCTAAATATCATTTCCCAGCTCAGTTTGAAGATGTGTACAAGGTACTGAAGTTCGTCCTACAAAATAATATACTTGCACAATATGGAGTAGACCCATCTCGGATCAGTGTTGCAGGAGATAGTTCAGGAGGTAActtagctgctgcagtggcacaggAG CTGCTGGATGACCCTGAAGTCAAAATTAAACTTAAGACACAAGCTTTACTTTATCCAGCTCTTCAGACCCTTGATCTGAATTTACCATCCTATCAAGATAATGAAGACAAGCCGATTCTACCCAAGTCATTAATGGTCAGGTTCTGGAGTGAATATTTTACTAATGACACCTCTCTTAATGAAGCAATGGCTTCCAACAGACATGTCCCGGAAGAATCAAGccatttatttgcatttgtaaaCTGGAGCAACTGGCTGCCTGAAAAGTTTAAAAAGGACCACACTTATAAGGGCCCAATTTATGGAAGTTCCAAGTTTGGAGAAAAATATCCAGGGTTTCTGGATCCAAGAGCAGCACCACTGCTAGCTGATAATGTTAAATTACATGGCTTACCTCTGACATATGTCCTTACGTGTCAACATGATGTCTTAAGGGACGATGGAATCATGTATGTCTCACGACTTAGGGAAGCAGGAATTCAAGTAACACATGACCACATTGAGGATGCATTTCATGGGGCTTTAATGTTTATTACAAGTCCAACTGATCTCGCTGTAGGGCACAGACTAGCAAATAAATATATTGCATGGTTAGATGAGAATTTATAA
- the AADAC gene encoding arylacetamide deacetylase isoform X4 produces the protein MHYMEVLMMITSYEYVPATSDENVTVTDTEFENVPVRLYVPRKQSSELKRAVIYIHGGGWCVGGSAMEPYDLLSRWTSNKLNAVVISVEYRLAPKYHFPAQFEDVYKVLKFVLQNNILAQYGVDPSRISVAGDSSGGNLAAAVAQELLDDPEVKIKLKTQALLYPALQTLDLNLPSYQDNEDKPILPKSLMVRFWSEYFTNDTSLNEAMASNRHVPEESSHLFAFVNWSNWLPEKFKKDHTYKGPIYGSSKFGEKYPGFLDPRAAPLLADNVKLHGLPLTYVLTCQHDVLRDDGIMYVSRLREAGIQVTHDHIEDAFHGALMFITSPTDLAVGHRLANKYIAWLDENL, from the exons ATGCACTACATGGAAGTTCTGATGATGATCACAAGTTATGAATATGTTCCAGCAACAtctgatgaaaatgtcactgtgACAGATACAGAATTTGAGAATGTTCCAGTTCGGTTATATGTACCCAGGAAGCAGTCCAGTGAATTGAAAAGGGCAGTAATTTACATTCATGGAGGAGGGTGGTGCGTTGGAGGCTCAG CCATGGAGCCCTATGACCTCCTGTCGAGATGGACTTCAAACAAGCTGAATGCGGTTGTCATATCAGTCGA ATACAGACTAGCACCTAAATATCATTTCCCAGCTCAGTTTGAAGATGTGTACAAGGTACTGAAGTTCGTCCTACAAAATAATATACTTGCACAATATGGAGTAGACCCATCTCGGATCAGTGTTGCAGGAGATAGTTCAGGAGGTAActtagctgctgcagtggcacaggAG CTGCTGGATGACCCTGAAGTCAAAATTAAACTTAAGACACAAGCTTTACTTTATCCAGCTCTTCAGACCCTTGATCTGAATTTACCATCCTATCAAGATAATGAAGACAAGCCGATTCTACCCAAGTCATTAATGGTCAGGTTCTGGAGTGAATATTTTACTAATGACACCTCTCTTAATGAAGCAATGGCTTCCAACAGACATGTCCCGGAAGAATCAAGccatttatttgcatttgtaaaCTGGAGCAACTGGCTGCCTGAAAAGTTTAAAAAGGACCACACTTATAAGGGCCCAATTTATGGAAGTTCCAAGTTTGGAGAAAAATATCCAGGGTTTCTGGATCCAAGAGCAGCACCACTGCTAGCTGATAATGTTAAATTACATGGCTTACCTCTGACATATGTCCTTACGTGTCAACATGATGTCTTAAGGGACGATGGAATCATGTATGTCTCACGACTTAGGGAAGCAGGAATTCAAGTAACACATGACCACATTGAGGATGCATTTCATGGGGCTTTAATGTTTATTACAAGTCCAACTGATCTCGCTGTAGGGCACAGACTAGCAAATAAATATATTGCATGGTTAGATGAGAATTTATAA